A stretch of the Pelodiscus sinensis isolate JC-2024 chromosome 8, ASM4963464v1, whole genome shotgun sequence genome encodes the following:
- the NPM3 gene encoding nucleoplasmin-3, whose translation MAAFLELESRVDGAGDALSVCSSLFGCQLTDSTRSYTFTVSKDDDLAHVLALSLVCLADGAKDECNVVEVVGRDHRNREIAVPVANLKLSCQPVLSLDNFQLQPPVTFRLKSGSGPVHLAGQHQIMHRRAPHEESEEESEGEELPPILPAKKQWRP comes from the exons ATGGCCGCCTTCCTGGAGCTGGAGAGCCGCGTGGACGGGGCCGGAGACGCGCTCAGCGTCTGCAGCTCCCTGTTCG GCTGCCAGTTGACAGACAGCACCAGGTCCTATACCTTCACGGTGAGCAAAGACGACGACTTGGCGCACGTCCTGGCCCTGTCTCTG GTCTGCCTGGCCGACGGCGCAAAGGACGAATGCAACGTGGTGGAAGTCGTTGGGCGTGACCATCGGAACCGGGAGATTGCCGTGCCGGTGGCCAATCTGAAGCTGTCGTGCCAGCCCGTG CTGAGCCTGGACAACTTCCAACTCCAGCCCCCTGTGACCTTCCGCCTGAAATCCGGCTCCGGCCCCGTGCACCTCGCCGGACAGCACCAGATCA TGCACAGGAGAGCACCGCACGAGGAGAGCGAGGAGGAGAGcgagggggaggagctgccccccatcctgccGGCCAAGAAGCAGTGGAGGCCGTAG